Genomic segment of Paucidesulfovibrio longus DSM 6739:
CGAGGCCGTGGCCGATCCGGAGGTGCGCGGCGACCCCGCCCGCTTCATCAAGCGGGACATCGTGGACAAGGTGCTGCTGCGCGACCTGCCCAGTCTCTACGGCATCCAGGACATTCAGGAGTTGAACCGGCTGTTGAATACCGTGGTCTACAACAGCGGGAACGTGCTTTCACTGGACCAGCTCTCCAAGTCGTCCGGGGTGAGCAAGGATACGATCAGGAAGTATCTGGAATATCTGGAGGCGGCCTTTTTGATCCGCAAGGTCCGGCGCATGGACGAGCACGGACGCTGGTTTCAGCGCGAGCGCAGCTTCAAGGTCTACCTGACCAATCCCTCCCTGCGGGCCGCGCTGTTCAGTCCGGTCCGGGATGGGGACGAGGCCATGGGGCTGCTGACCGAAACAGCGATCTTCAGCCAATGGTTCCACTGTCGGGAAGAGCTGGCCTATGCCCGCTGGAAGACCGGGGAGGTGGATCTGGTGCATCTGGATCAGCTCGGCCAGCCTCGCTGGGCGCTGGAGGTCAAGTGGACGGATCGCTATTATGATTCCCCCGAGGAACTGAAGGGCCTGCTGACCTTTGCGCGCAACGTGCTGCGCGCGCCGGCTTCCACGGTCACCGTGACCACCAAGACCCGAAGCGGAGAAAGGAGCGTGCAGGGGCAGCGGATCGATTTCATTCCCGCGAGCCTCTACTGCTACACCGTGGGCAAGAATTTGTTGCAATGGGCGAAGAGGGGCATGGGCGAGAACGAAAATGGCGAATGATCTTTCCGCTTCCGGGCGGAGCTTTCTCTCCGGGCTTTTCCCCGGCGACGGAGCCGTGTTCGCGCCGGAGGAGCTGGTGGCTTTCGCGGGCGACGCCGGCCAGAAGGAGGCCGCGCCCTGGGCGGCGGTGCGGCCGGAGAGCGAGGAGCAGCTTTGCGAGCTGCTCAAGTGGGCCGACGCCGAGCGCGTGCCCGTGTATGCGCGGGCAAGAGGCACGAACAAGGTCGGCCAGACCGTGCCGATCCGCGGCGGGGTGGCGGTTTCCTTCCTGCGGATGAACCGCATCCTGGACATCGACCCGCGCGACTTCGTGGCCGTGGTCCAGCCCGGCGTGGTCACGTCCGAGTTCCAGGCCGAGCTGGCCCGGCAGCGGCTCTTCTATCCCCCGGATCCCGCGTCCATCAAGATTTCCACCCTGGGCGGCAACGTCTCCACCTGCGCCGGGGGCATGCGCGCGCTCAAGTACGGCGTGACCCGCGACCACCTCCTGGGCATGCGCGCGGTGCTGCCCGGCGGCAAGGTGCTGCGCCTGGGCTCCCGCTGCCACAAGGACGTGGCCGGACTGGACCTGACCCGTTTGCTCGCGGGGTCCGCCGGAACCCTGGCGCTTTTTTCCGAGCTGACCCTCAAGCTGTTGCCCCTGCCCGAAGCCTCGGCCTCGGCCCTGGCGGGATTCGCGGATTTCGAGACCGCCCTGGCCGCAGCCGCCGGGGTCTTCCAGGCGGGGCTGCTGCCCTCGGCCCTGGAGTTCATGGACGCCGTGACCCTGGAGGCGCTCTCCCGCGAGTTCACCGGGCCGGAATACGCCTGGCTGGGCCGCGCCCGCGCCGCGCTGCTCTTCCGGCTGGACGGCTCGGCTGCGGCGGTGCGCGCCGAGACGCAGACCCTTGGGAGCGCGCTGGACGAATACGCGCCCGTATTTCTGGAAACGGCCTCCGGCCCGGACGAGGAAATCCTCTGGGACGTGCGCCGGGCCGTCAGCCCCAGCCTGTTTCATCTCGCTCCGGACAAGAGCGGCGAGGACGTGGCCGTGCCGCGCGGCAGAGTGCTGGAGGCGGTGCGCGGCCTGGCGGCCATCGGCGAGCGCCTGGGCCTGCGCACGGCCTGCTTCGGCCACCTGGGCGACGGCAACCTGCACTCCAACATCCTC
This window contains:
- a CDS encoding FAD-binding oxidoreductase; the protein is MANDLSASGRSFLSGLFPGDGAVFAPEELVAFAGDAGQKEAAPWAAVRPESEEQLCELLKWADAERVPVYARARGTNKVGQTVPIRGGVAVSFLRMNRILDIDPRDFVAVVQPGVVTSEFQAELARQRLFYPPDPASIKISTLGGNVSTCAGGMRALKYGVTRDHLLGMRAVLPGGKVLRLGSRCHKDVAGLDLTRLLAGSAGTLALFSELTLKLLPLPEASASALAGFADFETALAAAAGVFQAGLLPSALEFMDAVTLEALSREFTGPEYAWLGRARAALLFRLDGSAAAVRAETQTLGSALDEYAPVFLETASGPDEEILWDVRRAVSPSLFHLAPDKSGEDVAVPRGRVLEAVRGLAAIGERLGLRTACFGHLGDGNLHSNILYDRAKGQADAARQAKAELFKLVLSLGGTITGEHGVGLSKKDWLADQIGPVELDIMRRLKAAFDPHGIMNPGKEWA
- a CDS encoding ATP-binding protein, whose product is MLNVSEREVLERMVSDNPWWESGGVAAFYDDLGRRDYFPEFYRLLAVSTVRRAVVLMGPRRVGKTVMLFQTVAELLRAGQNPTRILYVSVDMPLFQGMPLERLMRLFMERNGIDRQERMVVLFDEIQYLPDWERHLKSLMDTYLHARVAVSGSAAAALKLKSDESGAGRFTDYLLPPLTFAEYLALIGREGELVREQEAHQPELPNYSVRDMAGLNAEFLNYLNYGGYPEAVADPEVRGDPARFIKRDIVDKVLLRDLPSLYGIQDIQELNRLLNTVVYNSGNVLSLDQLSKSSGVSKDTIRKYLEYLEAAFLIRKVRRMDEHGRWFQRERSFKVYLTNPSLRAALFSPVRDGDEAMGLLTETAIFSQWFHCREELAYARWKTGEVDLVHLDQLGQPRWALEVKWTDRYYDSPEELKGLLTFARNVLRAPASTVTVTTKTRSGERSVQGQRIDFIPASLYCYTVGKNLLQWAKRGMGENENGE